ATACAACAATAAAGCACTATTAAATATTATACTGACAACAAGGAAATCTGGAATTGAAAGCTTCTGGTCATTGGAGTAGAGTTAGGACTTTGTCGGATCGCTTTGTTAGCAGCACATGAAAAAAGGATTGCAAGTATTCGTTGTTCTCTTACTGTTGGTCAAACTGGGCTTAAGTAGCttgtggagggcgcctccaacaccatggagggtgcccttaaTCCTGTCGAAATCGCAGTGTGGATGAGCTCCAAACTAATCGCTGCTTAtccacctgagggcgcctccaaactcatggagggcgccctccacccaGCGTCCAGAgcgcctccagctccatggagggtgccctctgccCTACTGCGTGGAGGTCTTCAGTAGTGAACCCGAGGtgtctccaagctccatggagggtgcctcgggtactgtttatCCGAGGTAAATGTGTCCAattcacttcctgcaaaatacATTAGTCCCAGAAACTAACCatgccctacaaaacaaagttagcacaatatagacatgataaataaaatatttgacagtctccggactgtccgattctgactttaaATTTCTcgtctgaaaatcctaggtcaaactgacacctactgttccctcactggggaacgcatcctcacctactcaacttaggagagtttacctattgctagactggtcctccagatcgactagattTTTTCTCAGTActcgaggctccaggactttctgctggatgtccgctccacgacccatccagtcttccacttggttcgcgataccaggactttctacctagagtccccgactctaggacttttgcccgaagccctcgacccgccaagacttttcgcctaaggttaccaccccctaggacctaggattatcaccccttagagttttcaatccacctaaccgcagctaggacttttgcttaagtaCACTTAGGAATTTCCTGTAAACTCATTGAAACATGTTAGACAATAAATTACCTTAACTTTaaactctttgtcattatcaaaacttaggttcgatcgttggatacTTCTTGCACCAACACTCTTAGAGGACGAAGAGAATAAAAATCCAGTCTTTACCCTATCTTTGATACTAAAAGGGAATGCTATCAATTGAACTGCATCCGCTGACACTCATTCACAGTTTACCATGTTGGAATATTTAAGACATTTTTTAAGGTgcaagtatgagttttctaatacttctcctccaaatttatgaccttgtatcatggTAATTAATTCTAGGTTTAGTTGAAAACTTTTTTACTTTGATATGAGGTTGCATAATAAGAGACATAAATCTTGCTGAAATGAGTGTAGAAAATTATCTTAAAAGTCTGCTTgatatgttagtgctcatggatctTAAAAAAAgtatgagaaaaaaataataatgcagAATTAAAAACAAGGAAGagaatgcataatgaaaacaagaaagaaaattatttagaGTAACTTAAATACTAATTAACTAATATTAATCGAAAACAGTTCTAGACAatggtgccaaaaacttgttgtaTAATCCGTAAGTGCATGATTGTCATCAAGTtataaaaatattgatcccacAAGGACTATTGACTAAACACTAGTTGACTTCGTACAATAAATTATTTAGACAGTCGAAAGATCGATTTTGAAGATAAGagagaatgagagagagagagaaagttgGGAGAGAGAGAGGAGTTGGTTTAAGGGAATgattctaggagttcagtttcactATAATCTCAGTTAATGTCTCTATGTATTATTTATCTCCTTACCTCCAtgttgttggtcccttggcgatcggctagagggggggggggggggggggggaatagcctgcacaataaaaataaacaaaatctcttctcgaactttacaacttaattaaatcatacacttgcataaaaaattaattaattaaagaaataaaataagcacaaaagaaattacttggtttgcaataaggggattactaatccaaggaaatTGAAAGCTCGCTAATGTCTCCTTCgggtggagaagcctttacaacAGTCAAAGCACTCAAACAGTagcaaaataattaaagaaagtGATTACAAGAGTTATTATGACCTTCTGGGACTAGAGTTATATTTATAGTCCTAGTTAGGGCGTCTAGATGGGTTCCAGGCGTCTGGAGGATGATAAACTTTTATTTTCATCGCAACGAGAAGTGCCACGTTGAGTTTGGATAAAATTCATAGTCCGAGCGCttagaagggttccgagcgctcggagtCTGGGCGCCCAGGCCAAGTCCGGTAGCCTGGACTAGGTTCGGGCACCctagaccaagaaagtcaacattttCTTAACTTTCAATCCCGGTCTTCTACTCTGGTTCCACTTGCATTGGTTTGGATCTTCTGCTTTGGCTCcactcgtttgggtgatttcggccatccggaataaggctcacccaaacccctTTTTCGActttcgagcaatcttccgctccggtttctcgtccctcagaaatgccactcatctccttctcgtccgccagcgtactcttttgTAGCACCTTgcccctcgaacgcaccgagcccgtcggctctctcccgtgtcgtcattctcgctaactgtgtctttcactcgactttctatgctcctaagttcttgcacacttagacataggggttaaATATCAACAGaatttaacttaatttggttcatcacatcaaaactaccacggagtaCTTACACATGTCTCAATCTTATAGGGTTTCTAATTAAAATTTGGCTTAGCCCCATGAAGATCGCACCAGAGACTTTACTCAAGTTCAAATGCTATTAAGTAAGATGACAACTTTAGAAAGTTTAGTTAAATGGTTGTCCTAAGGCCCCTTAGTCAAACAATTTCAGAGTTATCTAATTTAATTCTTAATGGTAGATTAATATAACTAAGTAGAAGAAACAAGAAATTAAGCATCCTATAATCCAAAGTACaagatagagaagagaggaatatttATCTATGTATCGTTAGTCTTCTTACTTGCAATGCTTGCTCCGAAGGTGGACAGATCATGTGGATTGATAAAGAGGGaactgttggggttcaatcaaagtcccatattgaaaaaatttggtaaagatcatggggttaaaaggatgcatgatatctccattggcatgagaccttttaaggagtgcccaagagcaaagtcatgagggtctaggcccaaagtggacaatatcatggcattgtggagatatgtgggcaTCCTTTAGGTAcaataaatggtatcagagccatggtccagaccagatgtcatgtgggacagccttgaacgaagttgagagtgggtccggagtaggtcaggatgactggatgcttgcaGGAAGGCCTGGAGCAGGTTAAGATGATCAGATACTTGCAGGGAGGCGAGTAGgtcagagtgaccggatgctcgcagggagatccgaagcaggtcagggtgaccggatactcgcggggaggcccggagcaggtcaagatgactggatgcttgcggggaggcctggagcaggtcagggtgactagatgcttgcggggaggcaagTAGGTCAAAATGATCGGATGCTCACAGTGAGACCCGAAGCAGGTCATGGTGAccgaatgctcgcggggaggtcCGGAGTAGGTTAAGGTCACCAGGTGCGGATGTTTGCGCGGGGGAGGGGGGTCTAGAGCAGgtcagagtgaccagatgctcgcggggaggtccggatcatgagagtaattgtggtccttcatttgaggggaggattgttggggttcaatcaaagtcccacattgaaaagatttggtaaagatcatgaggttaaaaggatgcatgatatctccattggcatgatgccttttggagagagcccaagagcaaagccatgagggtctaggcccaaagtggacaatatcatgctattataGAGATATGTGGGCATCCTTTAGGTACAACAGGAACCTCTAGGGTTCCCCTAAGtggggagaacccttctccaaggaaaGGGACGGAGCTCCAAACCAAAAatgagtgaaaaggggagaaaacctCCTTTTATAGGCAGGGGCTATGCCCCTTCATGTTCTCCACCACATGGTCGTACCTGGAGGCACAGCGGGGGTGAGATTGTATTGCCACGGGTGAGGGGAGCATCCATGCCTTTTGGTATGACTAGTCTCTGAATTGACTCTGGACAtatggcatggtcgtgccatttCACACGACCGGACCATGATTCGGCTCTGGAAGAGGAACATGGTCGTGTGATTTCACACGCCCCTCGATTGGATGCTGGTGGGAGGCACAACCATGATTTAGGCATGGCCTACCCCTGCTTCTTTATCGATTCTAGGGCATGACCATCTCTATGGGGCATGACCTCCTCGTGGGTGGCGCTGGTAGAGGTACACGACCGTGCCAAGGGGCAAGACTAAGTTGTTGGTCTTTTTTCGGAGTTGCTCCAATGTGCCTTTCCattccattttcgctccaatttATATCTCATCAATCAAAATAATCAAACAGCAAATCTTCTAACAAATAGAATGAAAGTaagatataataatgaaatagggtgcaataaacatagattatttacatgaaatacaagtagatgtacaTCAAACAATACCTAAAACCATATATAACTACGCACATCAGGCCTTCATTCGAGTGAGTATTGCGTTTCCAATTGGTTGTAGAGGGATCAGGTGCTAGAGGTTCGCTCGAGTGGTGAACAATTTGGGGTGGTTGTCGATCTTGATGAATTTTTTGGGCATATTGGTTATAGTCATGGGTATTGTGAGATTTGGACTTGTGATATATAAAAAAGTGAGTATCCACTAACGAGGCTCGACGAATGAGGTCCGAGTGACTTCCACATATTGGAATGCTCTCTTTTCACAAGCTGGGGGATGATGACTCGATCAGTGCTCTTTGTAACATAGAGGATGTGGAAGAGTCTTGCACTCTTTTTAAAAGGAGGGGTTTGGAGCAGCAACTTCTTTTTTCCATGTGATTTGGGCTTTTTTAATAGCTTGGCCCAACAAATTGTCGAAATCCTTGGGGCTTTCCTTACCTAGGAACGAAAAAAAATCTCCATCGATGGGCCCTTAGAGAAGATATTCACCAATATTTTGGAGGTAGTTAAGGGGGCATCCATGGCAACTTGATAGAATCACTTAATGTATGCTTTCAACGTCTCCTTTGTCCCCTACTTGAGGGCGAGCAAGTTCAATGTGGTCTTGTGGTATCTTTGGCTACTAGCAAAAATAATGGAGGAAGACCGTCTTGAAACCTTTGAAGAATGAGATGGAACTTACGAGAGCCAATTGAACCACTTTGTGTCGAGCTCGAGAGTGTTGTTAAAAACACTCGACACATGATACCATTCGTGTATTGATACAGCTAAACCATATTTTCAAACTTACAAAGATGGTATTCGGGATCGATCATGCTCCCATACTCTCCGATCTATGGTGGTCAGAAATGACAGGTAGCTTATCTTCAAGGATCCCCTCAGTGAAGGGAACACTTGGGCACTCCGGTGAACTGCTAGCAATGGGGGCTTTACCTCGCCTTGAATCTCAAGGAGGTATATTTCCAATGGAGGATCTCTGAGACTGCTCAGAACTGGCGGAGTCTTCCACTGGCATCTACATCAGAGCTTTAGGGAATTCAATCGGTTGCACTGGCTTGGATCTTCGATCAATAGCTTGTGGTCTTTCAACTAATGCTATAGGTGATTTTGAAGGAGAACGATTCGCTGTCTATTGGTTCCATGTAAGTGCTTGCGCTTTAGCTATTACGAGCAAATCAAGGTCTTGTTATGACAAGATAACAGTTGTGAATTTTATGACATCATCCATTTTTATATTTTAGATCAGGCATACGTTCCCACAGATGCCACCAAATTTGAACCAATCTAAAATCGGTGAAAGCTAGACTACCGGTGAGATGACTTCAGAGTTGACCGCAAGAAGACCTCAAGGAAGAAAAACCTACGTAGTTAAGgagtagaggaggaagaaggaacaTTAGTAAGCATGTCAGGGGGTCCTTAACATAGCCAGTTCGACACTCAAATTAGTGAAGTGGAGGAAAATATGGAAGATGGACAATAGAAGAATATGAGATGCGTGCGAAGAAAAAAAACATACCTGCGCTTATAGGGTCAGGACCCTTATAATACCTTTGTAATCCCCATATTAATGAATGTCATGTTAGGATAAGGAAAATGCCCGATCACTGCATTGTTACTGTATTGTGCAGTTTCATCGACCATACACTACTCATATCTTATATCTGTACAAAGATAATGTCCTACGTGCTTCTAATAACTCCACGTGCAATATTAATTATGGAATGAGTTCATGAATCAAAGGGCTCATTGGGCTTTTTGGGTCTGACCCAAATAATGGGATAATGGGTTGGTAAAAGAGAGCTCAATCTTTGATGATAGGCTAATGGGTCTGTTTATATGTCTGTCTATCTTATAAGAAGCTGAATGATGCTAAGCCTTTAGAGTCAGGAGTATCCAATAAGAAGGATGTGGGGGAGTAAAGTCCAGTGAGTTGAAGATCCGATCAGGACGATGTAAGGAAGCAGAATCCAATGAGTTGAAGATCCTATCAAGACGATGTAGGAGAGTAGAGCCTAGTGAGTTGAAGATCCTATCAAGATGATATAGAAGATTATCCATTTCATGTAGGATTATAAGGTCAATCTCCGAGTTGGCAGGGTGAAATATTGAGGGAGCAGTACCCTTTGGATTAAGATTATCCATTGACTGCCTGATTGACACTTCATTTGGGTTGATCAATATTTAAACCTTGACTTCCATGTCAACTATAAATTGACCTTATAATCCTACATGGAGTTACCCATATTCATCGTATCATCCCCCATATTCAGATTGGGATTGTGGGTTGGATTGTGTTTGAGCTGTGTTTGAAGAAAGTTTAAGTGGATTTGAATGTTACTACTTGTCATGTTTCTGAAATGGTTGGTGATAGTTTAGCTTGTCAACTGCATTTACAGTGTCCTGTTATACATTATTCATAAAATTGAGATTTTTCTTTAGATCAACCAAACCTTCTTGTTATCAACTACAAGAGAATATTTGCTGGAGTCGATTTTCAACCGGTGTGAAATATTTTGTTGATTATTTCAATCTCTTTATACGTACTATTATTATTAGTAGGTAAAATCCCTTACAATTTATCTCCTTTTTAAAAAGTGCTGAGAGAAGTCGTCGAAGTGGCGATTTTACCTCTTACTACCGACTATAGAAATACTTGATTAGCTTCGATCCTTTTGTGATGCAAAAAGATAACAATGTTCAGATGTCCCTCCATTGTTGACTCAATTATATCCGACTAAGCCCTGCGGAAGGGATTCCATTTAAagatattttaaagaaaatagtgaaaaagaattattaattAGTATTTTGTGAAAAAATACATTTGttttgtattttttaaataaataaatatttaacagGATAACGCGATCCTACCCGTTTACTCCACGCTGCTCGTAGCCGACGAACTTGTGCTCGAATGGCCGCGACGATCGCGAGGGGCGGCGCCGGGCTCTTCATCTCCGCCTTCAACGCCCGCCTAGCCGGAAAAAAGAGGATTTTCAGCGCCTCCGGCTTCCTCCCTATCCTTCGTTCCCATGCCAGTGCCACTAATCGTTACTCCTTCCTCCGTTCCTCGCCCGCTGCAAGTGCAAGAGCATTCTCTTCGGAGCCACCCCAATCGGTGGTCGGTGAGGTTGAATCCTCAACAGTGGAGGAGGGAGATCCTCCTATTGACCCGCTGCGAGAGGCTGCAGATACTCTTGACATTCGGGTTGGGCGCATCCTCAAAGCGTGGAGGCACCCCGAGGCCGATTCCTTGTATGTGGAGGAAGTGGACGTCGGTGAGTCCGAACCGAGGACCATCTGTAGTGGTCTCGTCAACTACATTCCGTTGGAGCAGCTCCAGGTTtcgttttttttttcctatttaaacCCTTGTTCTACAATCCATTATTACCTGTCATGTACTGTGTTTGTTTAAATgcttatatgagttatatttctAACAATCACGAGAGTGCAgtgttttttcaaaaaaaaaaaaagtcttccTTTTATGTGTAAAAACagattatttgattttaattttctatTAGGTCTCAGTAAACCAAGACTCTTTCTTCCCGTGGTTATTCCTCCATTTTTGATGAAACATTAATTTTTATGTGGATAAAGCCGATTTTTTTAAGACTCTCTTATACAATGATATCCGAAGAAGTGAACACTAAATTGTTTTGAATTTGGACCATCTTGCTCAAATTCTTATGACATTCTACACTTCTGAATAAGAGATTTTTGTGGTTTCATTTTAGCTATTACTCTTAGATTTCTTAGCTAGATTTGTTAGTGCAGGATAACACTCAAAGTTATCTTTATAAAATGTAATTTTCAGTTTTACAGGAACTAACATAATTATCATATTATTTAGCAGGACACCAAAGTAGTTGTCCTTGCTAACCTGAAGCCTAGAAACATGCGGGGTATCAAATCGAATGGAATGCTTATGGCAGCTTCTGATGAACCTCATGAAAACGTCGAGCTTCTCATACCCCCAGAAGGTTCAACTCCTGGTGAAAGAATTTGGTTTGGCTCTGAGGAGGACAAAGATAAGCAACCTGATGCTTCTAGTCCTAATCAGGTAAGCacctttgaaatttaagtttctaAACTTCTCatatatgcatttatttatttgttagctTTTTAACATCAATTCATGTTGGAGTATTGTGGTCAAAGCGTGTCTGCCATTATTGTATTATTGTAGTAAAACCAGTAAGTTATTATCTCTCAAATTGTATAGAAAAATTGAtgcaatacaaaataccacaccACAAAATAAATTCCAACAACCCAATTCACTGAAGAAGAAAAATTAGTAAAATGAAAGATCATCTAATACATGAGATCCTAATTGCTTTTGTGGACTTGAAGTCAGGTAAAATCATCAAACATAGCCAATCTTTTCTCTAAAAAATATAATCAACTTCTAAAAGACCCAATTTATCTCTAAAAACTATGACAAAATTTTCACAACTCttagaaattctaaaaaaatatttttaaattctattttttttttaaaaataatctaaTTTGAGCCTCAATTTTTGAATTGTGTCATTCTCCTGATCAAAGGAGAATTTACTCTAAACAATTTGTCAACCTTTTTCTTTAATTGTTATTTCCAAGTAGTGTTGTAAATGATAGTAGGCGTGGCAGGGCGGGGCGGTAAATGACCGCCTACTGCCTCTACCTAAGCAgttgaattttttattatttttttatacataatattataaatagtTATTATTCTTTATGATGTTTTTGCATAAATAAGTTTCATacaatataatttatataaagtataaataaatatataaatgcaactaacaagataattaataaaaattcatcATCATATTGATACTAAATAAGTAATATCGTTACTTTTACCAAAAGTTAGAACATATAATACTTTCGCTTCAATTCCATTTGATTGTTTTTCATTTTCCGCCATTAATcttcaataattaaataaatgatAAAAAACTAGAACAAAGATTTACTAGaaacatgatttaaaattttgaattgtgCTAAGGTTTCGGTCTCAGATCGGAACTATACAGTATTCGTACTGTGTCATATTGTGTCAATATAATTtcgatatttttaaaatatattaactaaaaaaaattaatctaaatatttaaaaataaaaaaattatatttatatatatatatatatatatatatatatatatagagctaGGAGttcattaaaattattaatctaaagttatttgattaaaccctaagttaaaAACCTAACTTCAACCCTCTTACCACTGTTTTGGTCCATGCGATTGGGATCGGGCGACACGTCCGTCGCTGGGCTTGGGTGACGCTTCGGGCCCATCGTCGGGCTCGAGTGACGCTTTAGGGCCCGTCGTAGGGCTCAGGTGACGAGTTTGGACCCATCGCCCGGCCTAAGCAACGCATCCGGATGCGTCGTGGCACGCCGGCACCGGAGGCGTACTTGTGCCAGTCCACGGGTTGAACGACTGTACGTATATGGGGAAAAGGCTATGGCTCGAGATTTCAATCAATGACTAGAAATATAGAAAAACTGACCTAGTGGTGACAACAACAGTGGTGGTTCCAGGCGGAAGGAGGTGAGTTGTGAGTAACTTGGGTTGTGAagttatttatgtttttaaagggtGTAgggttttttaaattttgttgtcCCACCGCCTCGTGCACTGCCTCGCCTGCCCACCAATCTTGTCTCATCTTTGACCGCCTAAAGTATCGCTAAGGCAAAGGCAGTGTGGTTGAACATTGTTTCCATGCATAACTTGTGGTAGAATAGTTTAGAGTATGATTTCTTCAGTATCTTTTCTTGGATGACCTCTCCAATGAGTGAGAAAGTGATGGATCTTTATCTTTGCTTTGTTTCTTGGAAAAATCAATCTTGTTATTATCTTCTTTTGACGCCCTTTCCTGTTATGAAATAGTTGCATCGTCCTTATCCTGATCCCTGTGAGTCAAATCTAATTTTAGTTTTACTTCTTTTTGACCACCCCAAATGTTGTGACTAATCTAAAGGTGGATAACCTCTATGGTTCTATTGTGTCAAAATCAACTTGCAGAGTTGGAGGCTCAAATGTCTTCCAATAGTTTATTTTTCTCTATAATTTGAAAGTTCATCTAATGTTTATATAAGTTGGTAaattaaaagtattaaaattcatttttctcatgATAATAAATTATCATCCTTGTCACCTTGTTGGTCATTGTGAGTAGTACAGACACAACTAGCGACATCCCCTTATTGTATATCTTCTCCCAATGACATACCTCTATCATCTCCTCTTACCTTGAAAACTCTGATTAGGTCAGCTATCTACGTCAGAGCAAAGCACCATTTTATAGGGTGATTGTGGCTCACTCGTCAttttcttgtttctttttttttttttttcaaacttacaCAGACTCTTTCCTTGAGCCGAGTTCGATACCAATCAAACAATGAAGCATCTCTTCTACCCCCAAAAAGTGTCACTTCCTCCCAACCCTGGCCATTGTTCCAACCTCAATAAACTTCTCTAGCATATCTGGCATGGAACAACTAAATTGCTTATCTATGAATAGTTTTCAAAATCAGCAGATCTTGATCTAGTTGAGGCCGATCTGAACTGGATTAAAAAATCTACCATGATTGAAATTGAAGACAAATTGGTAAAACGATCGATGATTCTAAACAAAATCAATCTCCTTCTTGTCTGTAATAATAAAGTGAAAGATGCACAAGAGATGGGATTGAAACAGAACAAAGTCAGATATTAAACAGGTGTTTTGATAACGATAGGGGTGTTTTAATGATCAGAATGAGCTCATCCTGGTGTTTTAACAGTTAGGCTATTAAAAATCATTATGATTTGATACGAGAAAGAGGAAAATTTTTTAACAAACAGTTATAgtaatacaaaaatataaaaagaatatatatatatatatatatataaagaatattGGTGtactcaaaataattttcaaacatgataactaatttgtgaagtaaaAACAAGATATAAAAAACATATTACCAAAAAGACAAATATGTTGAATAGAGTTGTCAAACAAACTGACCCATGGCAGGTGGGTTGACCTATAATCAAGAGAGGCATAGTCGCCTATATTAGTATTAGTCCTAGTACTagttatgagatgattgacaaggacatttttttttatcatattttacttattaataaaagacaaagttggttattatatttacttcagttcagtgctgaatgaataaatataataatatcctcGTGTCAcaccccagaagagtccctgtcgatgaaatttcggcagcatctctcctgtaccggtgacaatctgaaacttaaaTACACAACCCT
This genomic stretch from Zingiber officinale cultivar Zhangliang chromosome 7A, Zo_v1.1, whole genome shotgun sequence harbors:
- the LOC122001386 gene encoding aminoacyl tRNA synthase complex-interacting multifunctional protein 1-like; this encodes MAATIARGGAGLFISAFNARLAGKKRIFSASGFLPILRSHASATNRYSFLRSSPAASARAFSSEPPQSVVGEVESSTVEEGDPPIDPLREAADTLDIRVGRILKAWRHPEADSLYVEEVDVGESEPRTICSGLVNYIPLEQLQDTKVVVLANLKPRNMRGIKSNGMLMAASDEPHENVELLIPPEGSTPGERIWFGSEEDKDKQPDASSPNQVQKKKIWEAVQPHLKTTNDCLAVLAANPMRTSAGVVACKSLKNARIS